A genomic region of Mycobacterium sp. Aquia_213 contains the following coding sequences:
- a CDS encoding lysophospholipid acyltransferase family protein, whose amino-acid sequence MAYWLFKYILLGPLLQLLGRPKVEGLHYVPSSGPAILASNHLAVMDSFFLPLVVRRRITFLAKSEYFTGTGIKGWWSRWFFTAVGQVPIDRSNADSAQAALDTAQRVLTAGKLLGMYPEGTRSPDGRLYKGKTGLARLALETGVPVIPVAMIGTDVVNPPGTTMLRFGKVTIRFGKPMDFSRFEGLAGNRFIERAVADEVIYELMGLSGQEYVDVYAATLKNRGNSSNGEGPDDEATRIPETAAG is encoded by the coding sequence ATGGCGTACTGGCTATTCAAGTACATCCTCCTCGGCCCGCTGCTGCAATTGCTGGGACGGCCGAAAGTCGAAGGCCTGCACTATGTTCCGAGTTCGGGGCCGGCGATCCTGGCCAGTAACCACCTGGCGGTGATGGACAGCTTCTTTCTGCCGCTGGTGGTGCGGCGGCGCATCACCTTCCTGGCGAAGTCCGAATATTTCACCGGCACCGGAATCAAGGGCTGGTGGAGTCGGTGGTTCTTCACCGCCGTCGGCCAGGTCCCGATCGACCGCAGTAACGCCGACTCCGCGCAGGCCGCACTGGACACCGCACAGCGAGTGCTGACCGCCGGCAAGTTACTCGGCATGTACCCCGAGGGCACCCGTTCGCCCGACGGCCGGCTGTACAAGGGCAAGACCGGCCTGGCCCGGCTGGCGCTGGAGACCGGGGTGCCGGTGATTCCGGTCGCAATGATCGGTACCGACGTCGTCAACCCGCCGGGGACCACGATGCTGCGCTTCGGCAAAGTGACCATCCGGTTCGGCAAGCCGATGGACTTCTCCCGATTCGAGGGCCTGGCCGGCAACCGGTTCATCGAGCGGGCCGTCGCCGACGAGGTCATCTACGAGCTGATGGGCCTGTCCGGTCAGGAGTACGTCGACGTCTACGCCGCGACCCTCAAGAATCGCGGCAACAGCTCGAATGGCGAGGGGCCCGACGACGAGGCGACGCGTATCCCCGAGACCGCTGCCGGCTAG
- a CDS encoding glycosyltransferase 87 family protein: MTISQAPLVGSRPGRALLWCLLWLVAAAALGYTAWGLFAHTPYRIDIDIYQMGGQTWLDGRPLYRGDVLFHTPIGLNLPFTYPPLAAILFCPFAWLHMPAASVAITVLTLGLLIVSTVIVLTRLDVWNSSALVPGPAWLRRWWLAVVVVAPASIWLEPIASNFAFGQINVVLMTLVIADCVPRRTPWPRGLLLGLGIALKLTPAVFLLYFLVRRDFRSTLTALTSFASATLVGFILAWSDSWEYWTHTVHHTDRIGSAALNTDQNIAGALARIGLSEQLRFLLWVGLCLAVLALTVWAMRRVLQAGEPTLAIICVALFGLMVSPVSWSHHWVWVLPTLLVTAILGWRRRNIALAVLTVAGVALLEIDWTPLELMPQHHEETANWWHQLLGMSYVWWALAVIVTAGLTVTARVATRDAQGRALLPAPAVSSSAT; this comes from the coding sequence ATGACTATTTCGCAGGCGCCCCTCGTGGGCAGCCGACCGGGGCGGGCGTTGTTGTGGTGTTTGTTGTGGCTGGTGGCCGCGGCGGCGCTGGGCTACACGGCCTGGGGCTTGTTCGCGCACACGCCGTACCGCATCGATATCGACATCTATCAAATGGGCGGGCAGACCTGGCTGGACGGACGTCCGCTGTACCGCGGTGACGTGTTGTTCCACACACCCATCGGGCTGAATCTGCCGTTCACCTATCCCCCGTTGGCCGCGATCCTGTTCTGCCCGTTCGCCTGGCTGCACATGCCGGCGGCCAGTGTCGCGATCACGGTGTTGACCCTGGGATTGCTGATCGTCTCGACGGTGATCGTGCTGACCCGCCTCGACGTGTGGAACAGCTCGGCGCTGGTGCCCGGACCGGCCTGGCTGCGCCGGTGGTGGTTGGCGGTGGTCGTCGTGGCGCCCGCCTCGATCTGGCTGGAACCGATCGCCTCGAACTTCGCCTTCGGCCAGATCAACGTCGTGCTGATGACGTTGGTGATCGCCGACTGCGTCCCGCGCCGCACGCCCTGGCCGCGCGGGCTGCTGCTGGGGCTGGGCATCGCGCTCAAGCTCACCCCCGCGGTGTTCCTGCTGTATTTCCTGGTGCGTCGCGACTTCCGTTCCACGCTGACGGCCCTGACGTCGTTTGCCTCGGCGACGCTGGTCGGGTTCATCCTGGCCTGGAGCGACTCGTGGGAGTACTGGACGCACACCGTGCACCACACCGATCGGATCGGCTCCGCGGCGCTGAACACCGACCAGAACATCGCGGGTGCGCTGGCCCGGATCGGGCTTTCCGAGCAGCTGCGTTTCCTGCTCTGGGTCGGCCTGTGCCTGGCGGTGCTCGCCCTGACCGTCTGGGCGATGCGGCGGGTGTTGCAGGCCGGCGAGCCGACGCTGGCCATCATCTGTGTGGCCTTGTTCGGATTGATGGTGTCGCCGGTGTCGTGGTCACACCATTGGGTGTGGGTGCTGCCGACGCTGCTGGTGACGGCGATCCTGGGCTGGCGGCGCCGCAACATAGCGCTGGCCGTGCTCACCGTCGCCGGGGTGGCGCTGCTGGAGATCGACTGGACACCGCTCGAGCTGATGCCCCAGCACCACGAGGAGACCGCCAACTGGTGGCATCAACTTCTCGGGATGTCTTACGTGTGGTGGGCGCTGGCCGTGATCGTCACGGCCGGACTTACCGTCACCGCGCGGGTCGCGACGCGGGATGCGCAGGGGCGTGCACTGCTTCCGGCGCCGGCCGTCAGCTCGTCAGCGACCTGA
- a CDS encoding polyadenylate-specific 3'-exoribonuclease AS, with translation MRYFYDTEFIEDGRTIELVSIGVVAEDGREYYAVSTEFDPERAGAWVRANVLPKLPPPASQLWRSRKQIRHDLEEFFGIAGGQAAEPIELWAWVAAYDHVALCQLWGTMPGLPKAIPRFTRELRQLWEDRGSPRLPPRHRDVHDALVDARDQMRRYRLIVSGDDAGAQATR, from the coding sequence GTGCGGTACTTCTACGACACCGAATTCATCGAGGACGGCCGCACCATCGAGCTGGTCTCGATCGGGGTGGTCGCCGAGGACGGTCGCGAGTACTACGCCGTATCCACCGAATTCGATCCCGAGCGCGCCGGGGCCTGGGTGCGCGCCAACGTGCTGCCCAAGCTGCCGCCGCCCGCCTCCCAGCTGTGGCGCTCGCGCAAGCAGATTCGCCACGACCTGGAGGAGTTTTTCGGCATCGCCGGCGGCCAGGCCGCCGAACCGATCGAGCTCTGGGCCTGGGTGGCGGCCTACGACCATGTCGCCTTGTGCCAACTGTGGGGCACGATGCCGGGACTGCCCAAGGCGATACCGCGCTTCACCCGTGAGCTGCGCCAACTGTGGGAGGACCGGGGCTCGCCGCGGTTGCCACCGCGGCACCGCGACGTCCACGATGCGCTGGTCGATGCCCGCGATCAGATGCGCCGATACAGGCTGATAGTGTCCGGCGACGATGCGGGCGCGCAAGCGACCCGCTAA
- a CDS encoding class II 3-deoxy-7-phosphoheptulonate synthase: protein MNWTVDIPIDQLPALPPLPADLRTRLDAALAKPAAQQPSWPEEQAAAMRTVLESVPPVTVPSEIARLQDQLAQVAKGEAFLLQGGDCAETFVDNTEPHIRGNVRTLLQMAVVLTYGASLPVVKVARIAGQYAKPRSADIDALGLKSYRGDMINGFAPDGAAREHDPSRLVRAYANASAAMNLMRALTSSGLASLHGVHDWNREFVRTSPAGARYEALAAEIDRALSFMSACGVADRNLQTAEIYASHEALVLDYERAMLRLSESEDGQPQLYDLSAHTVWIGERTRQLDGAHVAFAEVIANPIGVKLGPTMTPELAMEYVERLDPHNKPGRLTLVSRMGNNKVRDLLPPIIEKVQATGHQVIWQCDPMHGNTHESSTGYKTRHFDRIVDEVQGFFEVHRALGTHPGGIHVEITGEDVTECLGGAQDISDHDLGGRYETACDPRLNTQQSLELAFLVAEMLRD from the coding sequence ATGAACTGGACCGTCGACATACCGATCGACCAGCTGCCGGCGCTGCCGCCGCTGCCCGCCGACCTGCGGACCCGGCTGGACGCTGCGCTGGCTAAGCCGGCCGCTCAGCAACCGTCCTGGCCCGAGGAACAGGCCGCGGCGATGCGCACGGTCCTGGAAAGCGTCCCGCCGGTGACGGTGCCGTCCGAAATCGCCCGGCTGCAGGACCAACTCGCTCAGGTCGCCAAGGGCGAGGCATTCCTGCTGCAGGGCGGCGACTGCGCCGAGACGTTCGTCGACAACACCGAACCGCACATCCGCGGCAACGTCCGCACCCTGCTGCAGATGGCCGTGGTGCTGACCTACGGCGCCAGCCTGCCGGTGGTCAAGGTGGCCCGCATCGCCGGCCAGTACGCCAAGCCCCGATCGGCCGACATCGACGCGCTGGGCCTGAAGTCCTACCGCGGCGACATGATCAACGGCTTCGCCCCGGATGGTGCCGCGCGCGAGCACGACCCGTCGCGGCTGGTGCGCGCCTACGCGAACGCCAGCGCGGCGATGAACCTGATGCGGGCGCTGACCTCGTCGGGCCTGGCGTCGCTGCACGGGGTGCACGACTGGAACCGGGAGTTCGTCCGGACTTCGCCCGCCGGCGCCCGTTACGAGGCATTGGCGGCCGAGATCGATCGCGCGCTGAGCTTCATGAGCGCATGTGGGGTGGCCGACCGCAATCTGCAAACCGCCGAGATCTACGCCAGCCATGAGGCGCTGGTGCTCGACTACGAGCGCGCGATGCTGCGGTTGTCGGAGAGCGAAGACGGCCAGCCGCAGCTGTACGACCTGTCGGCGCACACCGTGTGGATCGGGGAGCGGACCCGCCAGCTCGACGGCGCGCACGTTGCGTTCGCCGAGGTGATCGCGAACCCGATCGGCGTCAAGCTCGGCCCGACGATGACGCCCGAGCTGGCGATGGAGTACGTCGAGCGCCTCGACCCGCACAACAAGCCGGGCCGGCTCACGCTGGTCAGCCGGATGGGCAACAACAAGGTCCGCGACCTGCTGCCGCCGATCATCGAGAAGGTGCAGGCCACCGGTCACCAGGTGATCTGGCAGTGCGACCCGATGCACGGCAACACCCACGAGTCGTCCACCGGCTACAAGACCCGCCACTTCGACCGCATCGTCGACGAGGTGCAGGGCTTCTTCGAGGTGCACCGCGCGCTGGGCACGCATCCGGGCGGCATCCACGTCGAGATCACCGGCGAGGACGTCACCGAGTGTTTGGGTGGTGCACAAGACATTTCGGACCACGACCTGGGTGGCCGTTACGAGACGGCGTGCGACCCGCGGCTGAACACCCAGCAGTCGCTGGAGCTGGCGTTCCTGGTCGCCGAGATGTTGCGCGACTAG
- a CDS encoding FAD-dependent oxidoreductase, with protein MGSTMLGTDSPNRLGEHAVVLGAGMAGLLAARVLSEFYDLVSVVERDRLPDYPCHRRGIPQGRHVHNFHSRGLQVLDELFPGLLQDLARAGAVVVDDGELSNFYVRFGRYEMKTSGRFADPAALAIHLASRPFMEFHLRRRVKALPNVTFLDGHDVAELVTTADIVNGVRIIRRYNGFLTTLDADLVVDATGRAARTPALLERLGFERPAEDRAEARLGYSTQQLSIPDGSIAQRLVLFNPGGGGPGGLLLACEHDMWMLAIGQPCEAGDPPTDFASMLAIAEQCLPPAITEGLRNAQPLGEAVTYRHTAAIWRRYDQMPRFPAGLLVIGDALCSLDPTYGQGMTIAALEALILRDCLSAGRTGLAQRYFRATSHYIGQTWAANQARSRVTSPTHDRNSMRQRLSRSMSRAALNAAAHDVVLTERFFRVSNFVDPPSRLRDPALIPRIVLANLRALFTRSPQRAAAAAATPQCERLTVRS; from the coding sequence ATGGGTTCGACAATGCTCGGCACCGACTCGCCGAACCGGCTCGGCGAGCACGCGGTCGTATTGGGCGCCGGAATGGCGGGTTTGCTTGCCGCGCGCGTACTTTCGGAGTTCTACGACTTAGTCAGTGTGGTCGAGCGGGACAGGTTGCCCGACTACCCGTGCCATCGCAGGGGCATCCCTCAGGGCCGCCACGTGCATAATTTCCACAGCCGCGGCCTGCAGGTGCTCGACGAATTATTTCCCGGGCTGTTGCAGGACCTGGCCCGCGCCGGGGCGGTCGTCGTCGACGACGGTGAGCTGTCGAATTTCTACGTGCGCTTCGGGCGCTATGAGATGAAAACGTCGGGCAGATTCGCCGATCCGGCCGCGCTGGCGATTCATCTGGCGAGCCGGCCGTTCATGGAGTTTCACCTGCGCCGGCGCGTCAAGGCGCTGCCCAACGTGACTTTCCTCGACGGGCACGACGTGGCCGAACTCGTCACCACCGCGGACATCGTCAACGGCGTGCGAATCATCAGGCGCTACAACGGGTTTCTCACGACGCTGGACGCCGATCTGGTGGTGGACGCCACGGGTCGCGCGGCCCGCACCCCGGCGTTACTGGAGCGGCTGGGTTTCGAACGGCCGGCCGAGGACCGGGCGGAGGCCAGGTTGGGCTACTCGACCCAACAGTTGAGCATCCCCGACGGATCCATCGCCCAGCGGCTGGTGCTGTTCAACCCGGGTGGCGGCGGGCCCGGTGGCCTGTTGCTCGCCTGCGAGCACGACATGTGGATGCTGGCGATCGGCCAGCCCTGCGAAGCCGGTGATCCGCCAACCGATTTCGCCTCGATGCTCGCGATAGCCGAGCAGTGTCTTCCCCCGGCGATCACCGAGGGGCTGCGCAATGCCCAGCCCCTCGGTGAGGCCGTCACCTATCGGCACACCGCGGCGATCTGGCGGCGCTATGACCAGATGCCCCGATTCCCCGCGGGGCTGCTGGTGATCGGCGACGCGCTGTGCAGCCTCGACCCGACCTACGGCCAGGGCATGACGATCGCCGCGCTGGAAGCACTTATCCTGCGCGATTGCCTCAGCGCGGGCCGAACCGGCCTGGCGCAACGCTATTTCCGCGCGACGTCGCACTACATCGGCCAGACATGGGCCGCCAATCAAGCCAGGTCGCGGGTCACTTCCCCGACTCACGACCGGAATTCCATGCGGCAGCGGCTATCCCGCTCGATGTCGCGGGCAGCCCTCAATGCCGCCGCCCATGACGTTGTGCTGACCGAGCGCTTCTTTCGGGTCTCCAACTTCGTCGACCCGCCCTCGCGGCTGCGGGATCCCGCCCTGATACCGCGCATCGTGCTGGCCAATCTGCGGGCGCTGTTCACGCGGTCGCCACAGCGCGCAGCCGCAGCTGCGGCCACCCCGCAATGCGAGCGGCTTACCGTGCGGAGCTAG
- a CDS encoding PPE family protein translates to MDFALLPPEVNSGLMYVGPGSGPMLAAAAGWDALAAQLESTASGYAAELAGLTGHAWSGPSSLLMMAAATPYLEWLSTAAAQAAQTGVQAYAAAAAYETAFAMTVPPPVIATNRAQLIALIATNFFGQNTPAIAATEAEYMQMWLQDATAMYGYAAACEPASTLTPFDEPPQTTNSTGQNAQAQMVAQATDNATSATQQLSSANAAMQNLSADTVGPVAPGQTVTVAPGGAIDIGTDTGMYVNSGSITITGPGTNLISFGSVIVNPGSTIHTLIDCSEGGVLIPGGVDVTADSSPVILTPGSFQEVLVTLVNGSATLPVVGAEQVAIQTLGNTATAIAGPAGASITNVFGSVAVASVTPIPGSSSTLAAPLGGLAAPGLAGTAGIQPQLNADELLEWAQTVSGAG, encoded by the coding sequence ATGGACTTTGCGTTGCTACCTCCAGAGGTCAACTCCGGCCTGATGTATGTCGGCCCCGGGTCGGGGCCGATGCTGGCGGCCGCCGCGGGTTGGGACGCGTTGGCCGCCCAGCTGGAGTCCACCGCCAGCGGCTACGCCGCCGAGCTGGCCGGATTGACCGGCCACGCATGGTCCGGCCCTTCCTCGCTGTTGATGATGGCCGCGGCCACACCATATTTGGAGTGGCTGTCTACTGCCGCTGCGCAGGCCGCGCAGACCGGCGTCCAGGCATACGCAGCGGCCGCGGCCTATGAGACGGCGTTCGCGATGACGGTGCCCCCGCCGGTGATCGCGACCAACCGGGCGCAGTTAATCGCGCTGATCGCAACCAATTTCTTTGGGCAGAACACGCCGGCGATCGCGGCCACTGAAGCCGAATACATGCAGATGTGGCTGCAGGACGCCACTGCGATGTATGGCTATGCCGCCGCGTGCGAGCCCGCCAGCACCCTGACCCCCTTTGACGAGCCGCCGCAGACCACCAACTCGACAGGGCAGAACGCCCAGGCTCAGATGGTGGCGCAGGCCACCGACAACGCCACCAGCGCCACACAGCAGCTGTCCTCGGCCAATGCCGCGATGCAAAACCTCAGCGCCGACACCGTCGGGCCCGTCGCTCCGGGTCAAACTGTGACCGTCGCGCCGGGCGGCGCCATCGACATCGGCACCGACACGGGCATGTACGTCAACAGCGGCTCGATCACGATCACAGGGCCCGGCACCAACCTCATCAGCTTTGGCAGCGTAATTGTCAACCCCGGCAGCACAATTCACACACTCATCGACTGTTCCGAGGGTGGTGTGCTGATCCCTGGCGGCGTCGACGTCACCGCCGACTCCAGCCCCGTCATCCTCACCCCTGGATCCTTCCAAGAGGTTCTGGTCACCCTCGTCAATGGCTCCGCCACACTCCCGGTTGTCGGCGCGGAACAGGTCGCCATCCAAACACTCGGGAACACCGCCACCGCGATCGCCGGCCCCGCCGGCGCGTCCATCACGAATGTCTTCGGCTCCGTCGCCGTCGCTTCGGTGACCCCGATCCCCGGCTCGTCGAGCACGTTGGCGGCCCCGTTAGGCGGGCTGGCTGCACCAGGCCTGGCGGGTACCGCGGGAATTCAGCCTCAGCTCAACGCGGATGAGCTGTTGGAATGGGCTCAAACCGTTTCCGGTGCCGGTTAA
- a CDS encoding methyltransferase: protein MRRERLLSKFLTSKVPPAKVARAVERARQHLSRLRQRFAPPPAVMMELILNAWVAQAIATAADLGVADALENGPLSGDQLADRVGADPDALRRLMRALIGIGIFRQRSDGRYALTPLADTLRTDAPVSMAGLARWVGSPQHREHWSHLTDAIRTGDPVVPQLRGKPAFEYLADEAELGGIFNSAMTSVSEFATVPLTAAYDFSAFGTIVDVGGGHGRLLAAILDTAPNSRGVLFDLPEVVAGAPELLRKYAVDDRVRIEEGSFFDSAPEGGDAYVLKNVIHDWPEEDAVRILTNIRTAARTGARLLLCEFVIPDHDRDFHGKWVDLEMLVVAGARERTADEYGELFDQAGFRLNRVVDTVSPLSVIEATAV from the coding sequence ATGCGGCGGGAGCGGTTATTGAGCAAGTTCTTGACGTCTAAGGTTCCGCCGGCGAAGGTCGCGCGCGCCGTTGAGCGGGCCCGCCAGCACCTGTCGCGGCTGCGCCAACGCTTCGCTCCGCCCCCGGCGGTGATGATGGAATTGATCCTGAATGCCTGGGTGGCTCAGGCGATCGCGACAGCTGCGGATCTTGGCGTGGCGGACGCTCTGGAAAACGGCCCGCTGTCCGGCGATCAGTTGGCAGACCGGGTCGGTGCCGACCCCGACGCGCTGCGGCGACTCATGCGCGCGTTGATCGGCATCGGGATTTTCCGCCAGCGCAGCGACGGGCGCTACGCACTCACCCCGCTCGCGGACACGCTGCGCACCGACGCGCCCGTGTCAATGGCCGGGTTGGCGCGATGGGTCGGGTCGCCACAGCATCGCGAGCACTGGAGCCACCTGACCGACGCGATCCGGACCGGGGATCCGGTGGTTCCACAGCTTCGTGGCAAACCAGCCTTCGAGTATCTGGCTGACGAGGCGGAGCTGGGTGGGATTTTCAACTCCGCCATGACCAGTGTGTCCGAGTTCGCGACCGTGCCCCTGACCGCGGCCTACGACTTCAGTGCGTTCGGCACGATCGTCGATGTCGGTGGGGGACACGGTCGGCTGTTGGCGGCGATCCTGGACACGGCTCCGAATTCGCGCGGCGTGCTGTTCGATCTTCCTGAGGTCGTGGCGGGCGCACCGGAGTTGTTGCGCAAGTACGCGGTCGACGACCGCGTCCGGATCGAGGAGGGCTCGTTCTTCGATTCCGCCCCGGAGGGCGGCGACGCGTATGTGCTCAAGAACGTCATCCACGACTGGCCCGAGGAAGACGCGGTCCGCATCCTGACGAACATCCGCACCGCAGCCCGCACCGGCGCGCGACTATTGTTGTGCGAGTTCGTCATTCCCGACCACGACCGCGACTTCCACGGCAAGTGGGTGGACCTCGAGATGCTGGTCGTCGCGGGCGCGCGCGAACGCACCGCGGACGAGTATGGCGAGTTGTTCGACCAAGCCGGTTTTCGGTTGAACCGCGTCGTCGACACCGTGTCGCCGCTCAGCGTCATCGAGGCGACCGCGGTGTAG
- a CDS encoding TetR family transcriptional regulator — MPSPGKTIKRRGRRQGEPVSRDAVLRAAKRQFAMHGYDKTPLRAIADDARVDPSMILYLFGSKAALFRESMKLVLPSELLTTALAEKDDDLGCRIVRAYLGIWEHPDTAASMTSMVQSATSNSDAKDAFRGFVHDYLLAAVSSVLGGGEEARLRAMLAATNLVGIAMLRYIMGVPPLSSLTVDEVVRLVGPAVHRFLTAPAEELGLDLPSQ; from the coding sequence GTGCCGTCACCTGGGAAAACGATAAAGCGGCGGGGCAGACGCCAAGGCGAGCCGGTATCGCGCGACGCGGTCCTGCGCGCGGCAAAGCGGCAGTTCGCTATGCACGGCTATGACAAGACGCCGCTGCGGGCGATTGCCGATGATGCGCGAGTAGATCCGTCGATGATCCTCTATCTCTTCGGCTCGAAGGCGGCACTGTTTCGCGAATCGATGAAGTTGGTGCTGCCGTCCGAGTTGCTGACAACAGCGCTCGCCGAGAAGGACGATGACTTGGGCTGCCGCATCGTGCGGGCCTACCTCGGGATCTGGGAGCACCCCGATACGGCAGCAAGCATGACCTCGATGGTGCAGTCGGCGACGTCGAACAGCGATGCCAAGGACGCGTTTCGCGGTTTCGTGCATGACTACCTCCTCGCGGCGGTATCCAGCGTTCTGGGTGGCGGGGAGGAAGCGCGACTACGCGCGATGCTGGCCGCGACCAACCTCGTCGGCATCGCGATGCTGCGGTACATCATGGGTGTGCCGCCGCTGTCGTCGCTCACGGTCGACGAGGTGGTCAGGTTGGTGGGGCCGGCAGTGCACCGGTTCCTGACTGCCCCCGCCGAGGAGTTGGGGCTGGACCTGCCGTCGCAATAA
- a CDS encoding protein kinase domain-containing protein: MTRPGTGDPLDSTLLDGRYLVQGKIASGGTSTVYRGLDLRLDRPVALKVMDSRYAGDSQFLTRFQLEARTVARLKHPGLVAVYDQGMDARHPFLVMELIEGGTLRELLAERGPMPPHAVVAVLRPLLGGLAAAHRAGLVHRDVKPENVLISDDGDVKIADFGLVRAVAAAGITSTSVILGTAAYLSPEQVRDGNAGPRSDVYSAGILTYELLTGVAPFTGDSPLSVAYQRLDHDVPRPGGVIEGVPSQFDDFVACATARDPAERYADAIEMLADVEAIAEELNLPDFRVPAPSNSAQHRSAALHHSRISERRPAAPPPPARPPVHQPTRELTRDPGDWPEPEPNAQAGPEPDEEFEYQPDSGEFAGIAISEFALARQQSRRMVLIWVALVLALAGLAATAGWTIGSNLTGLL; this comes from the coding sequence GTGACCAGACCCGGCACCGGCGACCCGTTGGACAGCACGTTGCTGGATGGCCGCTACCTGGTCCAGGGCAAGATCGCCAGCGGCGGCACTTCGACGGTGTACCGCGGCCTCGATCTCCGGCTCGACCGCCCGGTCGCATTGAAGGTGATGGATTCGCGCTATGCCGGCGACAGCCAGTTCCTGACCCGCTTTCAGCTCGAGGCCCGCACGGTGGCCCGGCTGAAGCACCCGGGGCTGGTCGCCGTCTACGACCAGGGCATGGACGCGCGGCACCCGTTTCTGGTGATGGAGCTCATCGAGGGCGGCACCCTGCGTGAGCTGCTGGCCGAACGCGGCCCGATGCCGCCCCATGCCGTGGTCGCGGTGCTGCGCCCGCTGCTGGGTGGCCTGGCCGCCGCACATCGTGCCGGGCTGGTGCATCGCGACGTCAAACCCGAGAACGTGCTGATCTCCGATGACGGCGACGTCAAAATCGCCGATTTCGGGTTGGTGCGTGCGGTTGCGGCCGCCGGAATCACCTCGACCAGTGTCATTTTGGGCACCGCGGCCTATCTGTCGCCCGAGCAGGTGCGCGACGGCAACGCCGGCCCGCGCAGCGACGTCTACTCCGCCGGGATCCTCACCTACGAGCTGCTCACCGGCGTAGCACCGTTCACCGGCGACTCCCCGCTGTCGGTCGCCTACCAGCGCCTGGACCACGACGTGCCGCGTCCCGGCGGCGTGATCGAGGGTGTGCCCAGCCAATTCGACGATTTCGTGGCGTGCGCGACGGCCCGCGATCCCGCCGAGCGGTACGCCGACGCGATCGAGATGCTCGCCGACGTGGAGGCGATCGCCGAGGAGCTGAACCTGCCCGACTTCCGGGTGCCGGCGCCGAGCAACTCGGCCCAGCACCGGTCGGCGGCGCTGCACCACAGCCGGATCAGTGAGCGGCGGCCCGCGGCGCCGCCACCGCCGGCCCGGCCTCCGGTGCATCAGCCCACCCGTGAGTTGACGCGCGACCCCGGCGACTGGCCGGAGCCCGAACCGAACGCCCAGGCCGGCCCCGAACCCGACGAGGAATTCGAATACCAGCCTGACTCAGGCGAATTCGCCGGTATCGCGATCAGCGAATTCGCCCTCGCGCGTCAACAAAGCCGGCGCATGGTGCTGATCTGGGTGGCGCTGGTGCTGGCGCTGGCCGGCCTGGCCGCGACGGCGGGCTGGACGATCGGCAGTAATCTGACCGGCCTGCTGTAA
- a CDS encoding Rv2175c family DNA-binding protein, translated as MGSIPAGDDVLDPDEPTYDLPRVAELLGVPVSKVQQQLREGHLLAVRRAGGVVIPQVFFTNTGEVVKSLPGLLTILHDGGYHETEIVRWLFTPDASLTVTRDGSRDALNNARPVDALHAHQAREVVRRAQAMAY; from the coding sequence GTGGGCAGTATTCCGGCCGGCGACGATGTTTTGGATCCCGACGAGCCAACCTACGACCTGCCCCGGGTCGCCGAGTTGCTCGGCGTGCCGGTGAGCAAGGTGCAGCAGCAGCTGCGAGAGGGTCACCTACTTGCGGTGCGTCGCGCCGGGGGTGTGGTGATACCGCAGGTCTTCTTCACCAATACCGGTGAGGTCGTCAAAAGTCTGCCGGGGTTGCTGACCATCCTGCACGACGGCGGCTATCACGAAACCGAGATCGTGCGCTGGCTGTTCACCCCCGATGCGTCGCTGACGGTGACGCGCGACGGTAGCCGTGATGCGCTCAACAACGCTCGTCCGGTCGACGCGTTGCACGCCCACCAGGCCCGCGAGGTGGTACGCCGGGCCCAGGCCATGGCGTACTAA